Proteins from a single region of Streptomyces vinaceus:
- a CDS encoding FhaA domain-containing protein: protein MGVLKRFEQRLEGLVNGTFAKVFKSEVQPVEIAGALQRECDNNATIWNRERTVVPNDFIVELSTGDYERLSPYSGQLGDELAGLVRDYAKQQRYSFMGPIKVHLEKADDLDTGLYRVRSRTLASSTSQAPPQAAPQNQQGGYGYPPVSAPPMPAGPPPGAPARRPGAAGPAPVPTGGATRRHWIEINGTRHQISRPTLVLGRSTEADVRIDDPGVSRRHCEIRTGTPSTIQDLGSTNGIVVDGQHTTRATLRDGSRIVVGSTTIIYRQAEG, encoded by the coding sequence ATGGGAGTCCTGAAGCGGTTCGAGCAGCGACTCGAAGGTCTGGTGAACGGCACCTTCGCCAAGGTGTTCAAGTCCGAGGTCCAGCCCGTCGAGATCGCCGGCGCCCTCCAGCGCGAGTGCGACAACAACGCGACGATCTGGAACCGGGAGCGGACGGTCGTCCCGAACGACTTCATCGTCGAGCTCAGCACGGGCGACTACGAGCGCCTGAGCCCCTACTCCGGGCAGCTCGGCGACGAGCTCGCGGGCCTCGTCCGCGACTACGCCAAGCAGCAGCGCTACAGCTTCATGGGCCCGATCAAGGTCCACCTGGAGAAGGCCGACGACCTGGACACCGGGCTCTACCGGGTCCGCAGCCGCACGCTCGCCTCCAGCACCTCGCAGGCGCCGCCGCAGGCCGCCCCCCAGAACCAGCAGGGCGGCTACGGCTATCCGCCGGTCTCCGCACCGCCGATGCCGGCCGGACCGCCGCCGGGCGCGCCCGCGCGCCGGCCGGGCGCCGCCGGACCGGCCCCCGTACCCACCGGAGGCGCCACCCGGCGCCACTGGATCGAGATCAACGGCACCCGCCACCAGATCTCGCGCCCCACGCTCGTACTCGGCCGAAGCACCGAAGCCGACGTGCGGATCGACGACCCCGGCGTCTCGCGCCGGCACTGTGAGATCCGGACCGGAACGCCCTCGACGATCCAGGATCTCGGGTCCACCAACGGCATCGTGGTGGACGGGCAGCACACCACCCGCGCTACGCTCCGCGACGGCTCGCGGATCGTCGTGGGCAGTACCACCATCATTTACCGGCAAGCCGAAGGGTGA
- a CDS encoding sensor histidine kinase, with protein sequence MRAGWDWLKGPEPWTRRMLAGDLVLAGVLALLGLGVEELDNGSVQRMAASAAAVVLLTLARRRLPATTLIVASAVSPFLPGSLLVTVLLGWSAGRRIVGVGRAMAAFTVAFLAAVVFSVLQAWSDQRPVLVIVFSTLMFLAMTVMPGLASRYWSQRRTLLQALQERNGQLMRERVMVAGQARLRERQRIAQDMHDSLGHQLALIAVHTGALEVDPQLTERQREAVGVLRQASVAAMHELREVVGILRDGVEAPVPAEEAQPAARGVAGIAGIVEAARSAGTDVRMTVSGRPRPLVAACDHAAYRIVQEALTNAYKHASGAPISVELRYEDDSLVVEIANGPAAGPGVGAVVSGGQGLTGLRERARLVGGMVHAGGTEGGGFRVAGVLPYGAEPAGVEDIADDFGQQAQAQAQAQAQARGFAAAPPMDWAAVDKELAVGGRSRAGGVAMGCGIAFAAVVLLVIVIGAGVVMLVGSAGSAMISQEDYDKVRVGDSEEAVRKTLPDGNSFMTEGLDRKGPERPAGSDCLALLSSDDSGLTTNTVFRFCFKDGKLVDKQAYESEQ encoded by the coding sequence ATGCGGGCGGGCTGGGACTGGCTGAAGGGGCCCGAGCCGTGGACCCGGCGGATGCTGGCGGGCGACCTGGTGCTCGCCGGGGTGCTCGCGCTGCTCGGGCTGGGCGTCGAGGAGCTGGACAACGGCAGCGTGCAGCGGATGGCGGCGAGCGCCGCGGCCGTGGTGCTGCTCACGTTGGCGCGGCGCCGGCTCCCGGCCACGACCTTGATCGTGGCTTCGGCGGTCTCCCCGTTCCTGCCGGGCTCGTTGCTGGTCACCGTGTTGCTGGGCTGGTCGGCGGGGCGCCGGATCGTCGGGGTGGGCCGGGCGATGGCGGCGTTCACCGTGGCCTTCCTCGCCGCGGTCGTCTTCAGCGTGCTGCAGGCCTGGTCCGACCAGCGGCCCGTGCTGGTGATCGTATTCTCCACGCTGATGTTCCTCGCGATGACCGTGATGCCGGGCCTGGCCAGCCGCTACTGGTCGCAGCGCCGGACCCTGCTCCAGGCCCTCCAGGAGCGCAACGGGCAGCTGATGCGGGAGCGCGTGATGGTCGCCGGGCAGGCCCGGCTGCGCGAGCGCCAGCGGATCGCCCAGGACATGCACGACAGCCTGGGCCACCAGCTGGCGCTGATCGCCGTGCACACGGGCGCCCTGGAGGTGGACCCGCAGCTCACCGAGCGCCAGCGGGAGGCGGTGGGCGTGCTGCGGCAGGCCTCGGTCGCGGCGATGCACGAACTGCGCGAGGTCGTCGGGATCCTGCGGGACGGGGTCGAGGCACCGGTGCCGGCGGAGGAGGCGCAGCCCGCGGCGCGCGGGGTGGCCGGGATCGCCGGGATCGTCGAGGCGGCGCGGAGCGCGGGGACCGACGTACGCATGACCGTGTCGGGGCGGCCGAGGCCGCTGGTCGCGGCGTGCGACCACGCGGCGTACCGGATCGTGCAGGAGGCGCTGACCAACGCCTACAAGCACGCGTCGGGGGCGCCGATCTCGGTGGAGCTGCGGTACGAGGACGACTCGCTGGTGGTGGAGATCGCCAACGGCCCGGCGGCCGGTCCGGGCGTCGGCGCGGTGGTCTCGGGTGGCCAAGGACTGACGGGGCTGCGGGAACGGGCCCGGCTGGTCGGCGGGATGGTGCACGCGGGCGGGACGGAGGGCGGCGGCTTCCGGGTGGCGGGCGTGCTCCCGTACGGGGCGGAGCCGGCCGGGGTGGAGGACATCGCCGATGACTTCGGGCAGCAGGCCCAGGCCCAGGCCCAGGCCCAGGCACAGGCCCGCGGGTTCGCGGCTGCGCCGCCGATGGACTGGGCGGCGGTGGACAAGGAACTTGCAGTGGGCGGCCGCAGCCGGGCCGGGGGCGTCGCGATGGGCTGCGGGATCGCCTTCGCCGCGGTGGTGCTGCTGGTGATCGTGATCGGGGCCGGGGTGGTGATGCTGGTCGGTTCGGCGGGCAGCGCGATGATCAGCCAGGAGGACTACGACAAGGTCCGGGTGGGCGATTCGGAGGAGGCGGTCCGCAAGACGCTGCCCGACGGCAACAGCTTCATGACCGAAGGACTGGACCGCAAGGGCCCGGAGCGGCCGGCGGGCTCGGACTGCCTGGCCCTGCTCTCGTCGGACGACTCGGGGCTGACCACCAATACTGTTTTCCGGTTCTGCTTCAAGGACGGCAAGCTCGTCGACAAGCAGGCGTACGAGTCCGAGCAGTAG
- a CDS encoding FtsW/RodA/SpoVE family cell cycle protein yields the protein MSVVTNTTTIGAIELPSRRNTELLLLAFAVVIPIFAYANVGLSIHGKLPPGMVAYGGGLAVLAGIAHLVVRRYAKYADPLLLPIGTLLNGLGCVLIWRLDQSERLQNLAKRSFGHFSESAPRQMMYTALAIALFAAVLVLLKDHRTLQRFTYISMAASLVLLILPVIPGLGADVFGAKIWISVGGFSIQPGEFAKIVIAIFFAGYLMVKRDALALASRRFMGLYLPRGRDLGPILMIWAMSLLVLVFENDLGTSLLFFGMFVIMLYVATERTSWIVIGLVMSVAGAAVVGATASHVKARVTAWLDPFACYTKSGACEQVGQSIMSFGSGGVLGTGWGQGNSDLIGFAANSDFIFSTVGEELGLAGVMAFLLLYGLIIERGVRTALAARDPFGKLFAIGLSGAFALQIFVVAGGVMGLIPLTGMTMPFLASGGSSVLANWALIGILIRISDTARRPAPAPAPSPDSEMTQVVRPS from the coding sequence ATGAGCGTTGTCACCAACACGACCACCATCGGCGCCATCGAGCTGCCGAGCCGGCGGAACACCGAGCTCCTGCTGCTCGCGTTCGCCGTGGTCATCCCGATCTTCGCCTACGCCAACGTGGGCCTGTCGATCCACGGCAAGCTGCCGCCGGGCATGGTCGCCTACGGCGGCGGCCTCGCCGTGCTCGCCGGCATCGCCCACCTCGTGGTGCGCCGCTACGCGAAGTACGCCGACCCGCTGCTGCTGCCGATCGGCACGCTGCTCAACGGGCTCGGCTGCGTACTGATCTGGCGGCTCGACCAGTCGGAGCGGCTGCAGAACCTGGCCAAGCGCAGCTTCGGCCACTTCTCCGAGTCGGCCCCCCGCCAGATGATGTACACGGCGCTCGCCATCGCCCTGTTCGCCGCCGTACTGGTGCTCCTCAAGGACCACCGCACGCTGCAGCGGTTCACGTACATCTCCATGGCCGCCTCGCTGGTCCTGCTGATCCTGCCCGTCATCCCGGGCCTCGGCGCCGACGTGTTCGGCGCGAAGATCTGGATCAGCGTCGGCGGCTTCTCCATCCAGCCCGGCGAGTTCGCGAAGATCGTCATCGCGATCTTCTTCGCCGGCTACCTGATGGTGAAGCGCGACGCGCTCGCGCTGGCCAGCCGCCGCTTCATGGGTCTCTACCTGCCGCGCGGCCGCGACCTCGGCCCGATCCTGATGATCTGGGCGATGAGCCTGCTCGTCCTCGTCTTCGAGAACGACCTCGGCACCTCGCTGCTCTTCTTCGGCATGTTCGTGATCATGCTGTACGTGGCCACCGAGCGCACCAGCTGGATCGTCATCGGCCTGGTCATGAGCGTGGCCGGCGCGGCCGTCGTCGGCGCGACGGCCAGCCACGTCAAGGCCCGTGTCACCGCCTGGCTCGACCCCTTCGCCTGCTACACCAAGTCGGGCGCCTGCGAGCAGGTCGGCCAGTCGATCATGAGCTTCGGCTCCGGCGGGGTCCTCGGCACCGGCTGGGGACAGGGCAACTCGGACCTCATCGGCTTCGCCGCCAACTCCGACTTCATCTTCTCCACGGTCGGCGAGGAGCTCGGCCTCGCGGGCGTCATGGCCTTCCTCCTGCTCTACGGCCTGATCATCGAGCGCGGTGTGCGCACCGCCCTCGCCGCCCGCGACCCCTTCGGCAAGCTCTTCGCCATCGGCCTCTCCGGCGCCTTCGCCCTGCAGATCTTCGTGGTCGCCGGCGGAGTCATGGGCCTCATCCCCCTGACCGGCATGACCATGCCCTTCCTCGCGTCCGGCGGTTCCTCCGTCCTCGCCAACTGGGCCCTCATCGGGATCCTCATCCGGATCAGCGACACCGCACGCCGCCCCGCCCCGGCCCCGGCTCCGTCCCCCGACTCCGAGATGACCCAGGTGGTCCGCCCGTCATGA
- a CDS encoding DUF2252 domain-containing protein: MVAVPEQRVAEPDAAGWTAGDGRIPAVGGFAARAVAGSPKEAGKALRLRVPRSAHAHFEAPAGRPDAVRAVEDSNVGRVPELAPIRVGRMAANPFAFLRGSAGLMAHDLSGGPVTGVGAQICGDAHAANFGLYGDARGRLVIDLNDFDETVFGPWEWDLKRLATSLVLAGRVAGADEDTCRAAAHDTVGAYRRTMRLLAKLPALDAWNAIADEELVSHTDARDLLGTLERVSEKARNNTSARFAAKSTEAGADGSRRFVDALPVLRRVGDGEAAAVAASLGPYLETLQGDRLPLLARYAIHDVAFRVVGTGSVGTRSYVVLLLDHRGEPLVLQVKEARPSVLLPYLPALGFESAAEEHEGRRVVAGQKRMQVVSDILLGWTTVEGRPYQVRQFRNRKGSVDPAALAPEQIDDYGRMTGALLARAHAHSADPRLLAGYCGKNDELDEAMATFAVAYADRSEADHEHLVAAVKSGRIAAEAGV, from the coding sequence ATGGTGGCGGTACCGGAACAGCGGGTGGCGGAGCCGGACGCGGCGGGGTGGACGGCCGGCGACGGGCGGATACCGGCGGTCGGCGGGTTCGCGGCCCGGGCCGTGGCGGGCTCGCCCAAGGAGGCGGGCAAGGCCCTGCGGCTGCGGGTGCCGCGCTCGGCGCACGCGCACTTCGAGGCCCCGGCAGGACGGCCGGACGCGGTGCGGGCCGTGGAGGACTCCAATGTCGGGCGGGTGCCCGAGCTGGCGCCGATCCGGGTCGGGCGGATGGCCGCGAACCCCTTCGCGTTCCTGCGCGGATCGGCCGGCCTGATGGCGCACGACCTCTCCGGCGGTCCGGTGACCGGCGTCGGCGCGCAGATCTGCGGTGACGCCCACGCGGCGAACTTCGGTCTGTACGGGGATGCCCGCGGCCGGCTCGTCATCGACCTCAACGACTTCGACGAGACCGTGTTCGGCCCGTGGGAGTGGGACCTGAAGCGGCTCGCGACCTCGCTGGTCCTGGCCGGCCGGGTGGCCGGGGCGGACGAGGACACCTGCCGGGCCGCGGCGCACGACACGGTGGGCGCGTACCGCCGCACGATGCGGCTGCTGGCCAAGCTGCCGGCGCTGGACGCCTGGAACGCCATCGCGGACGAGGAACTCGTCTCGCACACCGACGCCCGGGACCTGCTGGGCACCTTGGAGCGGGTCTCCGAGAAGGCCCGCAACAACACCTCGGCGCGGTTCGCCGCCAAGTCCACCGAGGCCGGCGCCGACGGGTCACGCCGCTTCGTGGACGCGCTGCCGGTGCTGCGCCGGGTCGGCGACGGGGAGGCGGCGGCCGTGGCGGCCTCGCTGGGCCCGTACCTGGAGACCCTCCAGGGGGACCGGCTGCCGCTGCTGGCCCGGTACGCCATCCACGACGTGGCCTTCCGGGTGGTGGGCACCGGGAGCGTCGGAACCCGCTCGTACGTGGTGCTGCTGCTCGACCACCGGGGCGAGCCCCTGGTGCTCCAGGTGAAGGAGGCGCGGCCGTCGGTGCTGCTGCCGTACCTGCCCGCGCTGGGCTTCGAGAGCGCGGCCGAGGAGCACGAGGGTCGCCGGGTGGTGGCCGGGCAGAAGCGGATGCAGGTGGTGTCGGACATCCTGCTCGGCTGGACCACGGTGGAGGGGCGGCCCTACCAGGTACGGCAGTTCCGCAACCGCAAGGGCAGCGTGGACCCGGCGGCGCTGGCCCCCGAGCAGATCGACGACTACGGGCGGATGACCGGCGCCCTGCTGGCCCGGGCACACGCCCACAGCGCCGATCCGCGGCTGCTGGCCGGGTACTGCGGCAAGAACGACGAGCTGGACGAGGCGATGGCCACTTTCGCGGTGGCCTACGCGGACCGAAGCGAGGCGGACCACGAGCACCTGGTGGCGGCCGTGAAGTCCGGACGGATCGCGGCGGAGGCCGGGGTCTGA
- a CDS encoding peptidoglycan D,D-transpeptidase FtsI family protein has translation MNKPLRRISIFCGLLVLALLIRTNWLQYVQAEDLSTRKENRRVQIAQYATQRGNIIVAGGQAITGSAATDGSDYKYKRVYTDGALWAPVTGYASQAFGSTQLESLEDKILTGNDDRLFFDRTIGMFTGEKKAGGNVVTTLMPDVQKAAYEKLDTKTGAVAAIDPRTGAILALVSTPSYDPSSFAGNSKTDEKAWVELKDSPEKKLVNRALRETYPPGSTFKVVTAAAALEHGVVTDIDAPTDTPEPFLLPTTQTPMVNHAKGCEKATLNFALQVSCNSVFANVADKVTKDKMLETAQKFGFNNDKIDTPVRAFASVYDKNMDRPGNSLSAIGQFNTAATPLQMAMVAAAVANDGKLMKPYMVDQLTAPNLDVIEKHEPQEMSRPLSPANAQKLQKMMENVVENPNGTGGSAKIKNVTVGGKTGTAQHGEKNAKRPYAWFISYAKTDKGSPVAVAVVIEDSNADREDITGGGLAAPVAKAVMEAVLKNQNKG, from the coding sequence ATGAACAAGCCCCTGCGCCGCATCTCGATCTTCTGCGGGCTGCTCGTCCTCGCGCTGCTGATCCGGACCAACTGGCTCCAGTACGTCCAGGCCGAGGACCTCAGCACCCGCAAGGAGAACCGGCGGGTCCAGATCGCCCAGTACGCCACGCAGCGCGGCAACATCATCGTCGCGGGCGGCCAGGCCATCACGGGTTCCGCGGCCACCGACGGCAGCGACTACAAGTACAAGCGGGTCTACACCGACGGCGCGCTCTGGGCGCCGGTGACGGGGTACGCCTCCCAGGCCTTCGGCTCCACCCAGCTGGAGTCCCTGGAGGACAAGATCCTCACCGGCAACGACGACCGGCTGTTCTTCGACCGCACCATCGGCATGTTCACCGGCGAGAAGAAGGCCGGCGGCAACGTGGTCACCACGCTGATGCCGGACGTCCAGAAGGCCGCGTACGAAAAGCTCGACACCAAGACCGGCGCCGTGGCCGCGATCGACCCGCGCACCGGCGCCATCCTCGCCCTGGTCAGCACCCCCTCGTACGACCCGTCCAGCTTCGCCGGCAACTCCAAGACGGACGAGAAGGCCTGGGTCGAGCTGAAGGACAGCCCGGAGAAGAAGCTCGTCAACCGCGCCCTGCGCGAGACCTACCCGCCCGGCTCGACCTTCAAGGTCGTCACCGCCGCGGCCGCGCTGGAGCACGGCGTCGTCACCGACATCGACGCGCCCACGGACACCCCCGAGCCGTTCCTGCTGCCGACGACCCAGACGCCGATGGTCAACCACGCGAAGGGCTGCGAGAAGGCGACGCTCAACTTCGCGCTCCAGGTCTCCTGCAACTCCGTCTTCGCCAACGTCGCCGACAAGGTGACCAAGGACAAGATGCTGGAGACGGCGCAGAAGTTCGGCTTCAACAACGACAAGATCGACACCCCGGTCCGGGCGTTCGCCAGCGTCTACGACAAGAACATGGACCGGCCGGGCAACTCGCTCTCCGCGATCGGCCAGTTCAACACCGCCGCCACCCCGCTCCAGATGGCGATGGTCGCCGCGGCCGTCGCCAACGACGGCAAGCTGATGAAGCCGTACATGGTCGACCAGCTCACCGCCCCCAACCTCGACGTCATCGAGAAGCACGAGCCGCAGGAGATGAGCCGCCCGCTCTCGCCCGCCAACGCGCAGAAGCTCCAGAAGATGATGGAGAACGTCGTCGAGAACCCGAACGGCACCGGCGGCTCGGCCAAGATCAAGAACGTCACGGTCGGCGGCAAGACCGGTACGGCCCAGCACGGCGAGAAGAACGCCAAGCGCCCGTACGCCTGGTTCATCTCCTACGCGAAGACGGACAAGGGCTCCCCGGTCGCGGTCGCCGTGGTCATCGAGGACAGCAACGCCGACCGCGAGGACATCACCGGTGGCGGTCTTGCGGCCCCCGTCGCGAAGGCCGTCATGGAAGCCGTTCTGAAGAACCAGAACAAGGGCTGA
- a CDS encoding FHA domain-containing protein FhaB/FipA, with translation MSELTLTVMRLGFLAVLWLFVIVAVQVIRSDLFGTRVTQRGSRRGGSNASGAPAQGGRQTAAPPQQRQRRGAPTKLVVSEGTLTGTTVALAGQTITLGRAHDSTIVLDDDYASSRHARIYPDRDGQWIVEDLGSTNGTYLDRTRLTTPTPIPPGAPIRIGKTVIELRK, from the coding sequence ATGTCAGAGCTGACCCTGACGGTCATGCGGTTGGGTTTCCTGGCCGTTCTGTGGCTGTTCGTCATCGTGGCCGTCCAGGTCATCCGCAGCGACCTCTTCGGTACGCGCGTCACCCAGCGCGGCTCGCGCCGCGGCGGCTCGAACGCGTCCGGAGCGCCGGCGCAGGGCGGCCGCCAGACCGCCGCGCCACCGCAGCAGCGCCAGCGCCGCGGAGCGCCGACCAAACTCGTCGTCTCCGAGGGCACCCTCACGGGCACCACGGTCGCCCTCGCGGGGCAGACGATCACGCTCGGCCGGGCACACGACTCGACGATCGTGCTGGACGACGACTACGCGTCCAGCCGTCATGCCAGGATCTACCCCGACCGTGACGGCCAGTGGATCGTCGAGGATCTCGGGTCCACCAACGGCACGTATCTCGACCGGACCCGGCTGACCACCCCGACGCCCATTCCGCCGGGCGCCCCGATCCGCATCGGCAAGACCGTCATCGAGCTGCGGAAGTAG
- a CDS encoding response regulator: MIRVVIADDEPLIRAGIRMILTSAPDIEVVAEAANGREAVELARAHTPDVMLLDIQMPVMDGLTALGELGRAAPEVRALILTTFGEKENVLRALGSGGAGFLLKDSAPGELIGAVRAASAGDAYLSPGATRHVVDQLASGRGAARGEEARRRVAELSERERGVLALLGEGLSNADAGRRLHMSEATVKTYVSRILSKLGCENRVQAALLARDAGL; the protein is encoded by the coding sequence GTGATCCGAGTGGTGATCGCTGACGACGAGCCGCTGATCAGGGCAGGGATCAGGATGATCCTGACCTCGGCACCCGACATCGAGGTGGTCGCGGAGGCGGCGAACGGGCGCGAGGCCGTGGAACTGGCCCGCGCGCACACCCCGGACGTGATGCTCCTGGACATCCAGATGCCGGTGATGGACGGGCTGACCGCGCTCGGTGAGCTGGGGCGGGCGGCTCCGGAGGTCCGGGCGCTGATCCTGACCACCTTCGGGGAGAAGGAGAACGTGCTGCGGGCGCTGGGCTCGGGCGGCGCGGGCTTCCTGCTGAAGGACTCGGCGCCGGGTGAGCTGATCGGCGCCGTGCGGGCGGCCTCGGCCGGGGACGCCTACCTCTCGCCGGGGGCGACCCGGCACGTGGTCGACCAGCTGGCCTCCGGGCGGGGCGCGGCGCGCGGTGAGGAGGCCCGGCGGCGCGTGGCGGAGCTGAGCGAGCGGGAGCGCGGGGTGCTGGCGCTGCTGGGCGAGGGCTTGTCCAACGCGGACGCGGGCCGCCGGCTCCACATGAGCGAGGCGACCGTGAAGACGTACGTCAGCAGGATCCTCTCCAAGCTGGGCTGCGAAAACCGGGTTCAGGCAGCCCTGCTGGCCAGGGACGCCGGGCTGTAG
- a CDS encoding Stp1/IreP family PP2C-type Ser/Thr phosphatase has translation MSLSLRFAAGSHKGMIREGNEDSGYAGPRLLAVADGMGGQAAGEVASSEVISSLVQLDDDVPGSDILTSLATAVQRANDQLRVMVEEDAQLEGMGTTLTALLWTGQRLGLVHVGDSRAYLLRDGVLTQITQDHTWVQRLVDEGRITEEEATTHPQRSLLMRALGSGDTVEPDLSIREVRTGDRYLICSDGLSGVVSHQTLEETLADYHGPHETVQALIQLALRGGGPDNITCIVADVLDTDSGDTLAAQLNDTPVVVGAVAENQHQLFDAGAMQTPAGRASGLGRQAPPPAGAFGPPGSGEGPGYGYPDQSQGGGGAYGSFGEPDPYEDDARYEDTYDHPRRRRGKGRKWTTRTLILLIVAGAIGGGLYAAHRWTQTQFYIGVKGEHVALFRGISQNLGPLELSKVETDRTDIELKYLPPFKRKLVEATITETSLDGARRKIDELGVQVAACKKDEERRAAEAQNPPAPGPSLTPTEQSLVGLCGKQ, from the coding sequence ATGAGTCTGTCCCTGCGGTTCGCCGCCGGATCCCACAAGGGCATGATCCGCGAGGGCAACGAGGACTCCGGCTATGCCGGTCCCCGTCTCCTCGCCGTCGCCGACGGCATGGGCGGCCAGGCCGCCGGCGAGGTCGCCAGCTCCGAGGTGATCTCCTCCCTCGTGCAGCTCGACGACGACGTCCCGGGCTCCGACATCCTCACGTCGCTCGCCACCGCCGTGCAGCGCGCCAACGACCAGCTGCGCGTCATGGTCGAGGAGGACGCCCAGCTGGAGGGCATGGGCACCACCTTGACCGCCCTCCTGTGGACCGGCCAGCGCCTCGGCCTCGTCCACGTCGGCGACTCCCGCGCCTACCTGCTCCGCGACGGCGTCCTCACGCAGATCACCCAGGACCACACCTGGGTGCAGCGCCTCGTCGACGAGGGCCGCATCACCGAAGAGGAAGCCACCACCCACCCGCAGCGCTCCCTCCTCATGCGGGCGCTCGGCAGCGGTGACACCGTCGAGCCCGACCTCTCGATCCGCGAGGTCCGCACCGGCGACCGCTACCTGATCTGCTCCGACGGGCTGTCCGGCGTCGTCTCGCACCAGACCCTGGAAGAGACCCTCGCCGACTACCACGGCCCCCACGAGACCGTGCAGGCCCTGATCCAGCTCGCCCTGCGCGGCGGCGGACCGGACAACATCACCTGCATCGTCGCGGACGTCCTCGACACCGACAGCGGCGACACCCTCGCCGCCCAGCTGAACGACACCCCGGTCGTCGTCGGCGCGGTCGCCGAGAACCAGCACCAGCTCTTCGACGCGGGCGCCATGCAGACCCCGGCGGGCCGCGCCTCCGGCCTGGGCCGCCAGGCCCCCCCGCCGGCGGGCGCCTTCGGGCCCCCCGGCAGCGGCGAGGGCCCCGGCTACGGATACCCCGACCAGAGCCAGGGCGGCGGCGGCGCGTACGGCAGCTTCGGCGAACCCGACCCGTACGAGGACGACGCGCGCTACGAGGACACGTACGACCACCCGCGCCGGCGCCGCGGCAAAGGGCGCAAGTGGACCACCCGCACCCTGATCCTGCTGATCGTCGCCGGCGCCATCGGAGGCGGCCTCTACGCCGCCCACCGCTGGACCCAGACGCAGTTCTACATCGGCGTCAAGGGCGAGCACGTGGCGCTCTTCCGCGGCATCAGCCAGAACCTCGGCCCGCTGGAGCTCTCCAAGGTGGAGACCGACCGCACCGACATCGAACTGAAGTACCTGCCGCCCTTCAAGCGGAAGCTGGTCGAGGCCACCATCACCGAGACCAGCCTCGACGGCGCCCGTCGGAAGATCGACGAACTCGGCGTCCAGGTCGCCGCCTGCAAGAAGGACGAGGAGCGCCGCGCCGCGGAAGCGCAGAACCCACCAGCACCCGGTCCCAGCCTGACTCCCACGGAGCAGTCGCTGGTCGGCCTCTGCGGCAAGCAGTAG